GCGCTCGTTGCGCCTTGGCGGTTGTGTTGCGCTTCAGGTTGGATGATGCCCGCGTGAGTGGCTAGGCGGCGTCGAGGGCTTCGCCGGTTTGTAGTTGCCACAGCGCGGCGTAGCGGCCCTGGGCTTCCAACAGCTCTTCGTGGGTTCCGCGTTCCACGACCTGCCCTTGCTCCAGCACGCAGATCTGTTGGGCGTGGCGGATGGTGGAAAGGCGGTGGGCGACGATGAGCGTCGTGCGATCACGGGTGATGCGCGCCAGGGAGCGCTGAATCGCGCGCTCGGTTTCGTTGTCCACCGCGCTGGTCGCTTCGTCGAGGATCAAGATGCGCGGGTTCTTCAGTACGGCGCGGGCGATCGCCAAGCGCTGGCGTTGGCCGCCGGATAGCTTTTGTCCGCGTTCGCCGACCCGCGTGGCGTAGCCCTGGGGCAATGCCTGGATGAATTCGTGGGCCTCTGCGGCCCGCGCCGCGGCTTGCACCTCGTCGTCGGTGGCATCGAAGCTTCCGTAGCGAATGTTGTCGGCAACGGTACCGTCCACGAGATAGACCTCCTGGCTCACGAACCCGATGGCTCGTCGCAACTCGTCCAGACGCAAGCTAGTGACGTCCACGCCGTCGATGCGTATCGAGCCGGACTGCGGCTCGTAGAAACGCAGCAACAGTTTCACCAGCGAACTCTTGCCCGAGCCCGTGCTGCCAACCAGCGCACAGGTCGTTCCTGCGGGCACCGTGAGGGAGAGGTTGGCGAGCGCCGGGCGATCGCCGTAGCTCAAGCTGACCTCGCTCACTTCGATGCGGCCGGCCCCTGCGTCGGCGGGCCATGGCTCCCCGCGGTCCGTGCGCAAGGTCGGCGTCGCCAACAGATCGAGGGCGCGGCGCGTGGAAGCCATCGCGCGTTGGTAGAGATCGGTCATGTCCGCCAACCGTGTCAAGGGCCAGAGCAGGCGCTGAGTCAAGAACACCAAAGCGCTGTAGGCACCGACGGAGAGTTTTCCCTCGAGGGTCAAGAGCCCGCCGAAGATGAGGGTGCCCACGAAGCCGCAGAGGATTGCCATGCGAATCACAGGAGTGATCGCTGATGCGACGCGGATGGCGCCAGCGTTGGCACGGAGATAGTCGTCACTTCGCTGGCGGATCTCGCCGACCTCGTGGGCCTCGGTCACGAAGGCTTTGATCGTCGCCAGACCCGTCAGGTTGTTGTTCACGACGCCGTTGAGAATGCCGTGGCGCTCGCGCACATCGGCATAGTGGGGTTGAAGGCGTCGCTGAAAGTAGTAGGCGCCGAAGAGTACCAGCGGGACCGGGAGCAATGCGACCACTGCCACCTGGGGGGCCAGGGCGAAGAAGATGGCGCTCACCGCCAGGGACGACACGCCCACCTGAATCAGGTCGTTGGCACCGCCGTTCAGGAAGCGCTCCAGCTGGTTGATGTCGTCGTTGATGATGCTGAGCACGTTGCCGGTGCTGCGATCCTCGAAATATGACAGGGGCAGTTGTTGTACGTGTGCGTAGACGTCCAGCCGTAGGTCATGCTGAACAGCTTGGGCAAGGTTGCGCCAGCTCAGTTGGTACAGGTACTGAAAGGTCGACTCTAGTGCCCAAATCAAGACCGTGAGGACCGACAGCACCACGAGCTGCTCCTCTACGCGAGTCACCCCCAGTCGCGCGAGCAGGGACGCGTCTCGTTTCACTACCGTGTCGACCAACACACCGATCAGCACTTCCGGCGCGATGTCGAACAGCTTGTTGCCGATGGAGCAGGTCGTTGCCCAAGCAATGCCGCGACCTCGTGACGTCGCGTAGCGCCACAGACGAAGGAGGGGATGCATGCCCCGCAGCATAGTGACCGAACCACCGCAGCCCTAGCGCTGGGACCCCGTCGCTTGGCGAACCTCGGCAACCACATCTTGCCGTGCGCCGGTCCCCGGGGAAGGGGCCGATGAGCCCTGATCACACCCCGATGAACAAGCGGTGGGCGAAATTGCGCTCGAGTTTCGCGCGCAGCACCTTGTCTGCAGCGGTCTCGATGTCGTACTCGACGCGCTTGAACTCGAAGCGCTTCTTGTCCGAGTCGTAGACGGTAAAGCTCGCGCGATTGTCGTAGTCCCGCGGCTGGCCGACGGATCCCACGCTGACGATGTATTTGCGACCGGCTTCCAGGTCGAAGTCGACGGGGGGCAACTCCTCGACCGAGTCCTTGGTCAAGGCGAACACCTTGCACAGGTGCGAATGGCCAATCAGCGTGATGTGACCGAGGTCCTCGTAGATGGGCAGGCACTCGCGCGCCTGCTCCGGTGCAAAGATGTACTCGAACTCCTCGAGCCGCATCGGACTGCCGTGGCAGAGCAGCACGTTGATGTGGTCCAGACGGATCTGGTACGGAAGCTCCGACAGCCACGTGAGGTTCTCTTTGGACAAGAGCTGTGCGTGGGTGTCCAAGGCGTTGCGCGCCGCCTCGTAGTAATACGAGTAGTCCATGCGCCCGGCGACCGCTGCGTCGTGGTTGCCCAGGATCGTTGCTTTGACGAGCTTTCGAACCAGGTCTGCGCACTCGTTCGGCGAGCCGCCATAGCCGACCGTGTCGCCCAGACAGTAGTACTCGTCGACGCTCTCGCTCTTGAATGCCTCGATGACGGCGCTCAGCGCTTCATAGTTGGCGTGAATGTCGCTGAGTATGCCGAGACGCATTGGGACGGGCCTGGTAGAGTAACACGGGAATCCCTAGCATGACGCAACGTTACTCTTGGTGCGGAAAACGCCGCCGCCGCGGAGCGCCGGGGCCGGCACAGGCTGGCTAACGCTGCACATTCCTTCACTTCCTCCCGAAAAACCGTGCGTTTGGCCGAGCGCTGGGGCCGCGGCTGGGGTAGACGACGCGAGCATGGCTGAGGACACGGGCGAGGTGGAGAGACCCCCGCTGCTGCTCGACGGCTGCCCCGAGAGCGTGCGGGAACTGGCGGCGAGCTGTGTGGACTACGTGCGTCAGGCCGTCGGCTTCGACCTCGATCTGCAGGCCGATACCCTGTCGGTGTTGGATCACTACGTCGCGGGCGCACGCACAGAGGTGATCGAGCGACCCGAACTATTGCCGCTCTTGGCGCGCGCCGTGGGTGCGTACTTCGGTGAGATGGTGCGCCGCGAACACGGTGGATTCTGGCATGTTCCCGGAGTGGACAGCCACGAGTGGGCGGTTTGCCTCTCGGACGCGTTTTTGTGCTTCAACCCCGTGGGCGTTGCCCACGAGGCGCTGACCCTGGGTACTGGCGACGGCGGTCCCGCCGGGACGCTTCGGTTTGCACCTGACGAGCGCGCTGCCATCGAGGCGCGGCTGGCGGCGATGCCGCCTGTCGACGAAGAGGAATACTATGCGCTGTGTACTCGCTGGGACGTCATCGAGCTTGCGCACGAAACCCTGCGTGCACTGATGCAGCAAGGTGGAGTGGAAGAGACGGTCTACGAGCTCGAGGACTACGAAGCCGTACTCGCGCCAGCGGGCAGTGCCTGAACGCTCACGGTCCCGCGTCCAGGCGCTGTCCGATCACGACGCGTGCGGGCATGCTGGTCGGTTGGGCCGGCTCCGTGCTCGTGCCGAAGAAGTCTCGCCAGGACACGTTGTAACGGCCGGGCTGTAGACCGATCAGATACTGCTCGCTGCGGGCTCGGACCCAGGCGACCGGAACCCCGTCCACCAGCACGTAGCGAAGGGTGTCGGTCTGGTTGACGGCCATCAGTCCCTCGCCTGGCGCGTCGGCCGCGATGTCTTTCTGCGGCGCTGGCTTGCTGCGCATGGCGGCCAGTTGCTGCCGATTGAGGAGCACTCCAGCTGCCTGAGGCGGAAGCTCGCCGGGCTTGACCATGGCGCCGGCGGGGGGCACGAGCAGGGGGCCGTAGGGTAGGTCGTGGTGGCGCACCAGGCTCGTCACTTCGAAACCGAGTCGACCTCCGTCCTGGGTCTTGAGCTCTGCGCGCAAGGGCGTGTCGCTGCTACAGGCTGGGCTGGCGGGGTCGACTGCGACCAATTCCAGCAACAGACGACACAGAAGCTGTCCGCTGTTGCCGATGCCCGCGACGTTGGCTTGCTCGAGGTTCAGCGTGCCGGTGTCACTCTTCACTACGGTCGTCTTGGTGTCGAGACCAAGCGCGCCCCCTTGGCCGCCCGCGCGAAACTTCCCGGTCGAGATCGGGCTCGCGTCCGCGCGCCGTTCGCCCAGCAGCGCTCGCAGGGTTCCGGGTAGCAACGTGCGGTAGGCGTGCCCATCCGGCCACACCAATACGTGCCCGTAGTGCTCGACGGCTGCTCGCAACTCCGCGTTTTGCGGAACGGGGAAAGCAGGTGATGCGAAGGCGAAGCGCATGCGGCCAATCGGCGCCAGATCGATGCGCACCGCGAGTCGCGTCAGCTCTCGTGCCTTCTGCAGCCCAGGCTCCGCAACCTCGGGGCCAGCCAGTGGGGTCGGCAGATCGTGCCAGCGAAAGATCGCTTCCAGGGTTACGCCTGCGCCCTCCCGCAGGGTGGTTGGGTCCGCCTCGAGCGCCTTGTTCTCGATCAAGTACGTCGGTTCCGGCGGCGCGGCTTCGGGCATGATCAAACGCCCGGCGCTGTCCGCTGGGATGCCGCCTCGTCCGGCGTCGGGCTTTTGCCCTCGATTGTCGACGGAGGCGATGGGCGCGGGCAGAATCGACGCGTTGGGGCTGGGCTGATCGTCCTTGGGCGGTCCCGCGGTCTTTTCCTTGCACGCCACGCCGGGCACGGCGAGGGCGGAACAGAGAACCCACACGCGCCAGCGGGTCATCACGCCCCCATGTCGAAGTCGGCAATCACCGGGATGTCCGCGGCTAGGGGCGGTGCATCGGGGTGGTGCTGCGTGTGCACCAGGAACACGTCCAGGGCCGGGAACAGTTCCTTGAAGATGTTGCAGTTCCCCGGCTCGTTGTCGAAGGCCGCGGTCAGCACGCCGCGTCGACCCAGCTTGGGCGTGAAGTCGCGCTTGAAGTCGGCGTCGCTGATCTCCGCATTGGGTTTGAGCACCAATTCAGTGCCAGGAACGCCAATGGGAAAACCCAGATCTCGCAAGCTGGCCAGAGTCCCGAGCGCCATGTTGGGCAAGTCACGACCCGTGAAGTAGACGACTATCGCGCCCGCGTCGTGGCATGCGCGCACGAACGACAGCGCGCCGTCCAAGGCGACGTCGTGGCGCATGCACTCGTCGAAGAAGAAGCGGGAGCGCCAGTAGTCGATGGCTTCGGCAATCAACCCGTCTTCGCCGATCCCGGCTCCACGCAGGTTGCCTTCGAGGAGATAGTCGAGCTCGCCGTAGCGAATGGTGCGCAGGATGTCCGCTTCTCGCGGATGCGTGGAGGACCATTTTTCCGCCAGCTCGTGCAAGATGGCGCTCGTGCGCGGTCGGTTGTCGACCAGCGTTCCGTCCAAATCGAACACCGCCACGGGCGCGCGCTCGCCCTGGGTCTTGGCGATGCGTTCGAGCGCAGCGCTCAGCAGCGCCGCTTGCTCTTGGCGGCTCACCAGAGGGGGCAAGGTTGTCGCGGACATGAGTCGGGGGGTGTTATCAGAGATTGGCGAGGGGGTCGACGTCGAGTCCCCGTAGCCGCAGCGCGTCAGCGTGCGCTGCCGACCAGCTTGGCGACCGTCGTCGCGTTCTGTTGGCAGTACGCGGCCAGACCATCCACCACCTTCTTCGCGGCGCACGGGTCGGAAAAGCTTGCCGTACCGACTTGAACGGCGCAGGCGCCGGCCATCAGGAACTCGAGCGCATCGCGCGTCGACGCGATGCCACCGATACCGATGATCGGGATCTTTACGGCATCCACAAGCTCCCAGACGATGCGCAACGCCACGGGGCGCAGGGCGGGTCCACTCAGACCGCCGGTGCGATTGGCCAGACGGACTCGACCCGTCGCGACATCGATGCTCATGCCGCGCACGGTGTTGATCGCGGTCAGCGCATCGGCTCCAGCCTCTTCGCAGGCTCGGGCAACCGCTGCGAGATCTCCGGCCTCGGGGCTCATCTTCACCCATAGCGGCCGCTGCGTGGCCTTGCGCACGGCGCCGGTCACTTGCGAGCTGAGCTTGGGGTCCTTGCCGAACTCGATGCCGCCGTGGCTCACGTTTGGACAAGAGACGTTGAGTTCGATGGCCGCGACGCCCTCCTCGCGCTCCAACCGCTCAGCGATGGCAACGAAGTCCTCCACACTGCTCGCGAAGATGTTTGCCACCACGGTCACTCCGCGCTGGCGCAGCTTGGGCAGCTTCTCGACGCAGAAGGCTTCGACGCCGACATTCGCCAGGCCGATCGCGTTGAGCATGCCGGCCGGCGTTTCGCAGATGCGCTCGGGCGGGTTGCCGGTGCGGGGGTGAAGACTGAGCCCTTTCGTGCAGATGCCGCCGAGCTCCGCGACGTCGAAGAAGTCGTCGTACTCCAGCGCGTAGCCGAAGGTTCCGGAAGCGGTCAGCACCGGGTTCTTCAAGACCAAGCCGCGGCCCACGTCGATCTCGAGGGCGCTCATGTCGTACCTCCGGCGCGGGCGGCGTGGCGGCCCGCAGCCCAGTCGACCCGGGTCGCGTTCATGCAGGGACCGTGCGTGCAGGCGTACAAGTAGCCGCCCTCCGAGGTCGGGACGGGGCACCCCAGGCATACGCCGTAGCCGCAAGCCATGGGCGTTTCCAGTGACACCTCGCAGGGGACGCTCGAGCGCGCGCAGAGCTCTGCCACGGCGGCCATCATGCGATCCGGCCCACAGGTGAACACCTCATGCCCGTCTTGCAGCAGGTTCGCGAGTTCATCGGTGACGCGGCCTTTGCGCCCACGCGAGCCGTCTTCAGTGGTGATGAACAACTCACAGGTTTCTGCCAACACGTCGTCCAGGGGAAGGTCGCGGGCCGTGCGCCCGCCGTAGATGGCGACGGGTCGAACTCCCCGCGCACTCAGCTGTTGCGCGAGAAAGACCAAGGGCGCGACGCCGACCCCACCCGCGACGAGCACCGGACGACGGCTGGCATCGTGCGCCCGCCACGGCACGCCAAGGGGGCCGAGCAGGGTGAAGGGTTCGCCCGGTTCGGCGCGCGCCATGCGTGTCGTCCCTTCTCCAACGACCTTGATCAGGATCGATGGCGTGGCCCCCGCGCTGAGGTAGCTCATCGGCCGCGGCAACAGGGGCGCGTCGCCCCACTCGGCGCCTCGCACCATCACGAACTGCCCCGGTTCGGCTTCCACCGGCGCGGGCGCTTCGAAGGTCAGCACGTGATACGCGTCACCGATGCTTTCGCGCCGCAGAAGCGGCATCACGCTCAACCGCCGTGTCATTTCAGCTCTCCCCCGGCAGCAGGACTTCGTCTCGGCCCGGGAGGATCTCGCCGGTCTTGGGATCCAGTTCAAGCATCATCTCGACGGCATCCTCCGAGTTCTCCGCGTAGTAGCCACGGCGCAGGCCCATTGCCGTAAAGCCGTGTGCCCGATAGAGCTCCAGCGCTGCCCGATTGGAGCGGCGCACCTCCAGTAGCACGAGTCGTGCTCGCTGGGTGCGCGCATGATCGAGGGTCCGGGCAAGCAGCGCGGAGGCAGCACCTTTTCTGCGATGTTCGGGGTCCGTGGCCACGTTGATGATGTGCACCTCGTCCGCCACGCTCCAGGCGAGCAAGAAAGCGAGAGCTGGCCCTGCATCGTGTTCCCGTGCGACCCACAGCGTTGCCCACCCCCGCGCGAGTTCGCGATCGAGATCCAGGCTCTGCTCCCCCGCTCGCGCCATCGCCAACACGCGTTCTCGGTCCGCCTCGAGAAACGGTTCTACGTGCATGGTGGCCTGGATGGTCCGGCGGCGCGCGCAGGAGTGCAACCTCGGATCCGTTGGCGCTCAGTTCTCTGGACGCAATCGCGCAGCCAAGGCGTGGGCATCGAGCACCAGTCCGAGCCGTCCGTCCCGGCGCAGCACGCTGCCGCTGTAGGGGCCGACGCGGGCCAGTGCGCGCGGCAGGGCGAAGAGCCGCGTGGACTCGGCCTGGCCGACGGCGTCCACACCCAAGGGCCGCGCGTCACCCAAGACCTGGCTCAGGCGTACGCCCAGGGGAGGCTGTCCATCGCTCGCAGCGCCCAGGCACCCCGCAAGAGAACGGCGCCCATCTTTTTGGCCCGTCCCGGAGACGCCTTCCACGAATCGCAGTGGGAGCGCGGCTTCCACGCTGCCCGAGCTGAGCCAGAGAATGTCGATCATGGCGCGATCGCTCGGCACTTCCATGCTCACGACGAGCCCGCTACCCGGCGTACTGCTGAGGTGCAGCGAACCCCCGAGGCTCTGCAGCGTTCCCCGCACGACGTCGAGACCGATGCCTCTCCCCGCCAGGTCGCTCTCCCTCGTGGCGAGGGACAGGCCCGGTTCTGCCAGCAGATTGACCAGGTCCTCGTCACTGGTGGCGTCGTGTCCCAACCCTCGTTGCTGCGCGACGCGGCGCAGAGCCAGCAAGTCCACGCCGCGACCGTCGTCCTGCACGGTGATGCGCATCCAGTTCGCGTTGGGCTCGGCTGCCAACAAGACGCGGCCCACCGGCGGCTTGCCGCGCGACGCGCGCTCCGCGGGGGGCTCGATGCCGTGGGCGACGGCATTTCGCGTAAGCTGAAGCAAGGGATCGAACAACCGCTCGGCAATGCCGCGATCCAGGGGCGCATCCGTGACGTTGATGTCGACACGCACCAAAAGAGCCTCGCGCGCGATCAACCGTTCGGTCGCGCGCGCAACGCGGGTGAGTAGCTCCGAGACGGAGGTTCGTCGCAGATGTGACAGCTCCTCGCGCAGCTCTCCATAGCGGCGTCCGATGGCATTGGAGTTGTAGCGCAACACTCCCCGCGCGCGTTCCGCGTCGTCGGCGAGTCCGGCCAAGGTGCGCGCGACGTGTCCAATTCGATCGATCGCGGACGCAGGGGCGCCCCAGGGGCGTGGGGGCCCTATCTGACGAAGCGCCTCGTGCAGGCTGGCGCGTTCTTTGCGCAGCACCTCGGCGGATTCCCGCGCAGATTCCGAGAGCGTGCCGAGGGTTTCTTCCAACCCGTACAGCTGTTCGAGACGCTCCAGCCACCGATCGACAGCATGCGAGGCGATGTGCAAGGAGGGGTCGTCGGCACTCATCGAACTCAGTGGCGCGGCAGACGACGGGCGGCGTGGCGGCGGCGCGGAGGGTTCGGCGCGGAGTGTGGACAAGGCTTGCCCCGGGTCCTCGAACACCAGGGCCAGCGCGCCGCGATGACGACCCAGAGCGGAGAGCGCCTCGGTGAGGCGGGCGTCAGGCACGTCTTTCAGAGACGCTTCGAGTCCATGGCAATACCACGCGAGCAGATCGTCCCCCGCTGCCGCGGCAGCGCCCTTGATCGAGTGGACTACGCGGTACGCTTCGCGTAGCGCAGCGCGGTCGTCCTGATCCGTATTCACCTTTCCAAGCGCGGCGAGGTGGTCGCGAATCGCTGCTCGGTACTCGGGTTCCTTCGCTGCATCCAAGCGATGGGCGCTGAGGCCGAGGGGTGGCCGCGGCCACGAGAATGC
This genomic stretch from Polyangiaceae bacterium harbors:
- a CDS encoding HAD family hydrolase, which produces MSATTLPPLVSRQEQAALLSAALERIAKTQGERAPVAVFDLDGTLVDNRPRTSAILHELAEKWSSTHPREADILRTIRYGELDYLLEGNLRGAGIGEDGLIAEAIDYWRSRFFFDECMRHDVALDGALSFVRACHDAGAIVVYFTGRDLPNMALGTLASLRDLGFPIGVPGTELVLKPNAEISDADFKRDFTPKLGRRGVLTAAFDNEPGNCNIFKELFPALDVFLVHTQHHPDAPPLAADIPVIADFDMGA
- a CDS encoding dihydroorotate dehydrogenase, which produces MSALEIDVGRGLVLKNPVLTASGTFGYALEYDDFFDVAELGGICTKGLSLHPRTGNPPERICETPAGMLNAIGLANVGVEAFCVEKLPKLRQRGVTVVANIFASSVEDFVAIAERLEREEGVAAIELNVSCPNVSHGGIEFGKDPKLSSQVTGAVRKATQRPLWVKMSPEAGDLAAVARACEEAGADALTAINTVRGMSIDVATGRVRLANRTGGLSGPALRPVALRIVWELVDAVKIPIIGIGGIASTRDALEFLMAGACAVQVGTASFSDPCAAKKVVDGLAAYCQQNATTVAKLVGSAR
- a CDS encoding ABC transporter ATP-binding protein — encoded protein: MHPLLRLWRYATSRGRGIAWATTCSIGNKLFDIAPEVLIGVLVDTVVKRDASLLARLGVTRVEEQLVVLSVLTVLIWALESTFQYLYQLSWRNLAQAVQHDLRLDVYAHVQQLPLSYFEDRSTGNVLSIINDDINQLERFLNGGANDLIQVGVSSLAVSAIFFALAPQVAVVALLPVPLVLFGAYYFQRRLQPHYADVRERHGILNGVVNNNLTGLATIKAFVTEAHEVGEIRQRSDDYLRANAGAIRVASAITPVIRMAILCGFVGTLIFGGLLTLEGKLSVGAYSALVFLTQRLLWPLTRLADMTDLYQRAMASTRRALDLLATPTLRTDRGEPWPADAGAGRIEVSEVSLSYGDRPALANLSLTVPAGTTCALVGSTGSGKSSLVKLLLRFYEPQSGSIRIDGVDVTSLRLDELRRAIGFVSQEVYLVDGTVADNIRYGSFDATDDEVQAAARAAEAHEFIQALPQGYATRVGERGQKLSGGQRQRLAIARAVLKNPRILILDEATSAVDNETERAIQRSLARITRDRTTLIVAHRLSTIRHAQQICVLEQGQVVERGTHEELLEAQGRYAALWQLQTGEALDAA
- a CDS encoding Hpt domain-containing protein, which gives rise to MTRDLDALLADEIQRRVSLLHDDAALTDARQVLHALRGSAGIAGYVELSLVLAHLGARLRAEQTEAIPVAREVLETAATRLRAGSPPLAFSWPRPPLGLSAHRLDAAKEPEYRAAIRDHLAALGKVNTDQDDRAALREAYRVVHSIKGAAAAAGDDLLAWYCHGLEASLKDVPDARLTEALSALGRHRGALALVFEDPGQALSTLRAEPSAPPPRRPSSAAPLSSMSADDPSLHIASHAVDRWLERLEQLYGLEETLGTLSESARESAEVLRKERASLHEALRQIGPPRPWGAPASAIDRIGHVARTLAGLADDAERARGVLRYNSNAIGRRYGELREELSHLRRTSVSELLTRVARATERLIAREALLVRVDINVTDAPLDRGIAERLFDPLLQLTRNAVAHGIEPPAERASRGKPPVGRVLLAAEPNANWMRITVQDDGRGVDLLALRRVAQQRGLGHDATSDEDLVNLLAEPGLSLATRESDLAGRGIGLDVVRGTLQSLGGSLHLSSTPGSGLVVSMEVPSDRAMIDILWLSSGSVEAALPLRFVEGVSGTGQKDGRRSLAGCLGAASDGQPPLGVRLSQVLGDARPLGVDAVGQAESTRLFALPRALARVGPYSGSVLRRDGRLGLVLDAHALAARLRPEN
- a CDS encoding dihydroorotate dehydrogenase electron transfer subunit, with product MTRRLSVMPLLRRESIGDAYHVLTFEAPAPVEAEPGQFVMVRGAEWGDAPLLPRPMSYLSAGATPSILIKVVGEGTTRMARAEPGEPFTLLGPLGVPWRAHDASRRPVLVAGGVGVAPLVFLAQQLSARGVRPVAIYGGRTARDLPLDDVLAETCELFITTEDGSRGRKGRVTDELANLLQDGHEVFTCGPDRMMAAVAELCARSSVPCEVSLETPMACGYGVCLGCPVPTSEGGYLYACTHGPCMNATRVDWAAGRHAARAGGTT
- a CDS encoding GNAT family N-acetyltransferase, whose product is MHVEPFLEADRERVLAMARAGEQSLDLDRELARGWATLWVAREHDAGPALAFLLAWSVADEVHIINVATDPEHRRKGAASALLARTLDHARTQRARLVLLEVRRSNRAALELYRAHGFTAMGLRRGYYAENSEDAVEMMLELDPKTGEILPGRDEVLLPGES
- a CDS encoding metallophosphoesterase family protein — protein: MRLGILSDIHANYEALSAVIEAFKSESVDEYYCLGDTVGYGGSPNECADLVRKLVKATILGNHDAAVAGRMDYSYYYEAARNALDTHAQLLSKENLTWLSELPYQIRLDHINVLLCHGSPMRLEEFEYIFAPEQARECLPIYEDLGHITLIGHSHLCKVFALTKDSVEELPPVDFDLEAGRKYIVSVGSVGQPRDYDNRASFTVYDSDKKRFEFKRVEYDIETAADKVLRAKLERNFAHRLFIGV